A DNA window from Macadamia integrifolia cultivar HAES 741 chromosome 4, SCU_Mint_v3, whole genome shotgun sequence contains the following coding sequences:
- the LOC122076709 gene encoding F-box protein At3g07870-like: MEAAEMGKTIERKNNPRPPPPMMGSHDHDPLFLSEEVWINVLSRLPVKTLLRFRCVCKLWRYLISDDPHFVHLHSPHHSKSKSEPRLFFVSLTPREEWEKHREEGNPISRFEFKSKTLSPFVIPTRFDLVCIQDSDIIHICNPSTHEFITLPKPPRTSFSSCGPDGSVGFGYVSSTDEYKVVRLIPPVYGLGGSRRRFTTKCLVFTLTERRGFSSSSSSSSSSPWGWRRVVDSPYQVSKYHPAFVNGAIHWLVYYCSRIDAEFYDGHMIDPRNTIVAFDVEKEEFRLIEHPRCRDLRSFKYSDFQLVELRGLLCLSCVEGSKMDIWMFKDYHYNKSGTWVKEYSIVLHPHYHYLDQRERDDHNNRYREDDYDYCAPRDIKDRKILIETRTTGLGYHHLQTKSFEGFIDSKRMAYLRSSFFYTESLRSLKTKQSAQGNIEELTYKQTVECLKLPSGEQSF; encoded by the exons ATGGAGGCAGCGGAGATGGGGAAGACgattgagagaaaaaataatccTAGACCACCACCACCGATGATGGGCAGCCATGATCATGATCCGCTGTTTCTGTCCGAAGAAGTATGGATTAACGTGTTATCGAGGCTACCTGTGAAGACCCTATTGAGATTCAGGTGCGTATGTAAATTATGGCGTTATCTCATCTCTGATGATCCTCACTTTGTTCACCTCCACTCTCCTCAtcattccaaatccaaatccgaaccACGTCTTTTCTTCGTCTCGTTAACTCCTCGCGAAGAATGGGAAAAACATAGAGAAGAAGGGAACCCAATAAGCAGATTTGAATTCAAGTCTAAGACACTTTCACCTTTTGTGATACCTACTCGTTTCGATCTAGTTTGCATTCAAGACTCTGATATCATTCATATCTGTAATCCCAGTACACATGAATTCATTACATTACCAAAACCTCCTCGTACCTCCTTCTCATCTTGTGGGCCTGATGGCTCGGTGGGTTTCGGATATGTTAGCTCGACTGACGAGTACAAAGTAGTTCGTTTGATTCCACCCGTATATGGCCTTGGAGGAAGTCGTCGTAGATTCACTACTAAATGTCTTGTCTTTACCTTAACGGAGAGAAggggtttttcttcttcttcatcatcttcatcatcttcaccaTGGGGTTGGAGACGCGTGGTAGATTCTCCATACCAGGTCAGCAAGTATCACCCAGCTTTTGTTAACGGAGCCATCCATTGGTTGGTGTACTATTGTTCGAGAATTGATGCTGAGTTCTATGATGGACATATGATTGATCCTAGAAATACAATCGTCGCGTTTGAtgtggaaaaagaagaattcaGATTAATCGAACATCCTAGATGTCGTGATCTTAGGTCTTTCAAATATTCTGATTTTCAATTGGTGGAGTTGAGAGGGTTACTGTGCCTTTCGTGTGTTGAAGGTTCCAAAATGGACATATGGATGTTTAAAGACTACCACTACAACAAGAGTGGTACATGGGTGAAAGAATACAGCATTGTCTTGCACCCTCACTACCACTATCTGGACCAAAGGGAGAGGGATGATCACAATAATCGCTACAGGGAGGACGATTATGACTATTGTGCACCCAGGGATATAAAGGACAGAAAGATACTAATTGAGACACGTACCACAGGTTTAGGATATCATCATCTCCAAACCAAAAGTTTTGAAGGATTTATTGATAGTAAACGGATGGCATATCTACGCTCCAGTTTCTTCTACACAGAGAGTTTGCGCTCACTTAAAACAAAGCAATCGGCACAG GGAAACATTGAAGAATTAACCTATAAGCAAACTGTTGAGTGCCTTAAATTGCCCTCAGGAGAGCAAAGTTTTTAG